In Cololabis saira isolate AMF1-May2022 chromosome 1, fColSai1.1, whole genome shotgun sequence, the following proteins share a genomic window:
- the LOC133457642 gene encoding sialoadhesin-like, whose amino-acid sequence MNDLKGNDSGTYMLLYHIPNEDSKLSDLMGVMLVVTGLKVTMFPSADVTEGQRVTLTCSTSCPLMDNTSYIWYFNSQPLNGSENQNKHLDLDPVSSLHAGNYSCAVTTPSYVRSLEEALTVEDLAHAVGILNILKVVVLFLIPSLFVTLHFMMR is encoded by the exons ATGAATGACCTGAAGGGGAATGACTCGGGAACATACATGTTACTTTATCACATACCTAATGAGGACTCTAAGCTGTCTGATTTAATGGGCGTGATGTTGGTTGTCACAG GTCTGAAAGTGACCATGTTTCCGTCTGCAGACGTGACCGAGGGTCAGAGAGTAACACTCACCTGCAGTACCAGCTGTCCTCTGATGGACAACACTTCCTACATTTGGTACTTCAACAGTCAGCCTCTGAACGGGTCGGAGAACCAAAACAAACACTTGGATCTAGACCCTGTGAGCAGTCTGCATGCAGGAAACTACTCCTGTGCTGTCACAACTCCCTCATATGTTCGCTCACTTGAGGAGGCTCTCACCGTCGAAG ATCTAGCACATGCTGTGGGAATACTGAATATTCTGAAAGTGGTTGTTTTATTTCTGATCCCATCTCTTTTTGTTACACTCCACTTCATgatgaggtaa